A genomic stretch from Enterobacter dykesii includes:
- the cpxA gene encoding envelope stress sensor histidine kinase CpxA, producing MIGSLTARIFAIFWLTLALVLMLVLMLPKLDSRQMTELLDSEQRQGVMIEQHVEAELANDPPNDLMWWRRLFRAIDKWAPPGQRLLLVTSEGRVIGADRNEMQIIRNFIGQADNADHPQKKKYGRVEMVGPFSVRDGEDNYQLYLIRPASNSQSDFINLLFDRPLLLLIVTMLVSSPLLLWLAWSLAKPARKLKNAADEVAQGNLRQHPELEAGPQEFLAAGTSFNQMVSALDRMMTAQQRLLSDISHELRTPLTRLQLGTALLRRRSGESKELERIETEAHRLDSMINDLLVMSRNQQKNALVSETVKANHLWHEVLDNAAFEAEQMGKSFTVNFPPGPWPLYGNPNTLESALENIVRNALRYSHTKIEVAFSVDKDGITVIVDDDGPGVSPEDREQIFRPFYRTDEARDRESGGTGLGLAIVETAMQQHRGWVKADDSPLGGLRLTLWLPLYKRS from the coding sequence ATGATAGGAAGCTTAACCGCCCGCATCTTCGCCATCTTCTGGCTGACGCTGGCACTGGTTTTAATGCTCGTTTTGATGTTGCCAAAACTCGACTCACGCCAGATGACGGAGCTTCTCGACAGCGAGCAACGTCAGGGCGTGATGATCGAGCAGCACGTGGAAGCCGAGCTGGCAAACGATCCGCCGAACGATTTAATGTGGTGGCGCAGGCTGTTTCGCGCTATCGACAAGTGGGCGCCGCCCGGACAACGCCTGCTGCTGGTAACCAGCGAAGGCCGCGTGATTGGGGCCGATCGCAATGAAATGCAGATTATCCGCAACTTCATTGGCCAGGCGGATAACGCCGATCATCCCCAGAAGAAAAAATATGGCCGCGTAGAGATGGTGGGGCCTTTCTCCGTCAGGGACGGAGAGGATAATTATCAGCTCTACCTGATCCGTCCGGCGAGCAACTCCCAGTCTGATTTTATCAACCTGCTGTTTGACCGCCCTCTCCTGCTGCTGATTGTCACCATGCTGGTCAGCTCACCGCTGCTGTTATGGCTGGCGTGGAGTCTGGCAAAACCGGCGCGTAAGCTGAAGAATGCCGCCGATGAGGTGGCGCAGGGTAACCTGCGACAACACCCTGAACTGGAAGCCGGGCCGCAGGAGTTCCTTGCCGCCGGAACCAGTTTTAACCAGATGGTGAGCGCCCTCGATCGCATGATGACCGCGCAGCAACGTCTGCTGTCGGATATCTCGCACGAGCTGCGTACCCCGCTTACGCGCTTGCAGCTTGGCACCGCGCTGCTGCGTCGCCGCAGCGGTGAGAGCAAAGAGCTGGAGCGTATTGAAACGGAAGCGCATCGTCTGGACAGCATGATCAACGACCTGCTGGTCATGTCGCGCAATCAGCAGAAAAACGCGCTGGTCAGCGAAACGGTGAAAGCCAATCACCTCTGGCACGAGGTGCTGGACAACGCGGCGTTCGAAGCGGAACAGATGGGTAAATCCTTCACCGTCAACTTCCCGCCGGGCCCGTGGCCGCTGTACGGTAACCCCAACACGCTGGAAAGCGCGCTGGAGAACATCGTGCGTAACGCTCTTCGCTACTCGCATACGAAGATTGAGGTGGCGTTCTCGGTGGATAAAGACGGGATTACCGTCATTGTCGATGACGACGGTCCTGGCGTGAGCCCGGAAGACCGCGAGCAGATTTTCCGTCCGTTCTACCGTACCGACGAAGCGCGCGACCGGGAATCGGGCGGTACGGGGCTGGGGCTGGCGATTGTTGAAACCGCCATGCAGCAGCACCGCGGCTGGGTGAAAGCCGATGACAGTCCGCTGGGTGGACTACGGTTAACGCTGTGGCTACCGTTGTATAAGCGTTCGTAG
- the yiiM gene encoding 6-hydroxyaminopurine reductase yields MHYPVNVFTGKVREYDGSRPSAIAKIQVDGELTLTDLGLAGDEQAEKKIHGGPERALCHYPREHYQHWKTEFPEQADLFVAPAFGENLSTEGLTEKNVFIGDIYRWGDALIQVTQPRSPCFKLNYHFGIQDMSAQLQKAGKTGWLYRVVLAGQVSADAPLELASRLSDVSVYDACAIAWHTPFDDEQYHRLLSAAGLSTSWTRTMQKRRLSNKIEDNSRRLWGK; encoded by the coding sequence ATGCATTATCCGGTGAACGTGTTTACAGGCAAGGTAAGGGAGTACGACGGCAGCCGCCCGAGTGCCATCGCCAAAATTCAGGTCGACGGTGAGCTGACGTTAACCGACCTCGGGCTTGCGGGTGACGAGCAGGCCGAAAAGAAAATCCACGGCGGGCCCGAGCGCGCGCTGTGCCACTACCCGCGTGAACACTATCAGCACTGGAAAACCGAGTTTCCCGAGCAGGCGGATCTCTTCGTCGCCCCCGCGTTTGGCGAAAATCTTTCCACCGAAGGGCTCACCGAAAAGAACGTGTTTATCGGTGATATCTACCGCTGGGGCGATGCCCTGATTCAGGTGACGCAGCCACGCTCGCCGTGCTTTAAGCTCAACTACCACTTCGGTATTCAGGATATGTCGGCCCAGCTGCAAAAAGCGGGTAAAACCGGCTGGCTGTATCGCGTGGTGCTGGCTGGGCAGGTTTCAGCGGACGCACCGCTTGAACTGGCGTCGCGCCTGAGCGATGTGTCCGTTTATGACGCCTGCGCCATTGCCTGGCATACGCCGTTTGACGACGAGCAGTATCACCGCCTGCTGTCGGCGGCGGGGCTATCAACCAGCTGGACAAGAACGATGCAGAAACGGCGTTTAAGCAATAAGATCGAGGATAATTCGCGGAGATTGTGGGGGAAATAG
- the sodA gene encoding superoxide dismutase [Mn], which produces MSYTLPSLPYAYDALEPHFDKQTMEIHHTKHHQTYVNNANAALESLPEFANLSAEELITKLDQLPADKKTVLRNNAGGHANHSLFWKGLKTGTTLQGDLKAAIERDFGSVDNFKAEFEKAAATRFGSGWAWLVLKGDKLAVVSTANQDSPLMGEAISGASGFPILGLDVWEHAYYLKFQNRRPDYIKAFWDVVNWDEAAARFAAKK; this is translated from the coding sequence ATGAGTTATACACTGCCATCCCTGCCGTATGCCTACGACGCACTGGAACCGCATTTCGACAAGCAGACGATGGAAATCCATCACACTAAACACCACCAGACCTATGTGAACAATGCGAACGCCGCGCTGGAAAGCCTGCCAGAGTTCGCTAACCTGTCTGCTGAAGAGCTGATCACCAAGCTGGACCAGCTGCCAGCGGACAAGAAAACCGTTCTGCGTAACAACGCTGGCGGCCACGCTAACCACAGCCTGTTCTGGAAAGGCCTTAAGACCGGTACCACCCTGCAGGGCGACCTGAAAGCGGCTATCGAGCGCGACTTCGGCTCCGTTGACAACTTCAAAGCGGAATTCGAAAAAGCCGCTGCAACCCGTTTCGGCTCTGGCTGGGCGTGGCTGGTTCTGAAAGGCGACAAGCTGGCGGTAGTGTCTACTGCTAACCAGGACTCCCCGCTGATGGGTGAAGCAATTTCTGGCGCATCCGGCTTTCCAATCCTGGGTCTGGACGTGTGGGAACACGCTTACTACCTGAAATTCCAGAACCGTCGCCCGGACTACATCAAAGCGTTCTGGGACGTGGTGAACTGGGACGAAGCAGCAGCGCGTTTCGCCGCTAAAAAATAA
- the rhaT gene encoding L-rhamnose/proton symporter RhaT — protein MNHAITMGIFWHLIGAASAACFYAPFKKVKGWSWETMWSVGGTVSWLILPWTISAILLPDFWGYFTSFSASTLLPVFLFGAMWGIGNINYGLTMRYLGMSMGIGIAIGITLIVGTLMTPILNGNVDVLLNTKGGQMTLLGVLVAVIGVGIVTRAGQLKERKMGIKAEDFNLKKGLLLAVMCGIFSAGMSFAMNAAKPMHEAAAALGVDPLYVALPSYVVIMGGGALVNLGFCFIRLAKVKDLSVKADFSLAKSLIITNVLLSMLGGLMWYLQFFFYAWGHASIPPQYDYISWMLHMSFYVLCGGLVGLVLKEWNNAGRRPVGVLSLGCVVIIIAANIVGLGMAN, from the coding sequence ATGAATCATGCGATTACGATGGGTATCTTCTGGCATTTGATAGGCGCGGCCAGCGCAGCCTGTTTCTATGCCCCGTTTAAAAAGGTGAAAGGGTGGTCGTGGGAAACCATGTGGTCAGTTGGCGGTACCGTGTCCTGGCTGATTTTGCCGTGGACCATTAGCGCCATTCTGCTTCCGGATTTCTGGGGCTACTTTACTTCCTTCAGTGCCTCCACCCTGCTGCCGGTGTTTCTGTTCGGTGCGATGTGGGGCATCGGCAACATCAATTACGGCCTGACCATGCGCTACCTCGGGATGTCGATGGGTATTGGTATCGCAATTGGCATTACGCTCATCGTCGGCACGCTGATGACGCCCATTCTTAACGGCAATGTCGACGTGTTGCTCAACACCAAAGGCGGGCAAATGACGCTGCTTGGCGTGCTTGTCGCGGTGATAGGCGTGGGTATCGTCACCCGCGCGGGGCAGTTGAAAGAGCGCAAGATGGGCATCAAAGCCGAAGACTTTAACCTGAAGAAGGGGCTGCTGCTGGCAGTGATGTGCGGCATCTTCTCGGCGGGCATGTCGTTCGCCATGAACGCCGCAAAACCCATGCACGAAGCGGCCGCCGCGCTGGGCGTCGACCCGCTGTACGTGGCGCTGCCAAGCTACGTGGTGATCATGGGCGGCGGCGCGTTGGTAAACCTCGGCTTCTGCTTCATTCGTCTGGCAAAAGTGAAGGATTTGTCGGTAAAAGCCGATTTCTCACTGGCAAAATCCTTAATCATCACCAATGTGCTGCTATCGATGCTGGGCGGCCTCATGTGGTATCTGCAGTTCTTTTTCTACGCCTGGGGCCACGCCAGCATTCCACCGCAGTACGATTACATAAGCTGGATGCTGCACATGAGCTTCTACGTGCTGTGTGGCGGACTGGTTGGGCTGGTACTGAAGGAGTGGAATAACGCCGGGCGTCGTCCGGTGGGCGTGCTGAGCCTGGGCTGCGTGGTGATTATTATCGCGGCCAATATCGTGGGCCTCGGCATGGCGAACTGA
- the rhaR gene encoding HTH-type transcriptional activator RhaR, protein MAAQLILRKDDFFASASQAVAVADRYPQNVFAEHTHEFCELVLVWRGNGLHILNDRPYRITRGDLFYIRAEDKHAYASVNDLVLQNVIYCPDRLKLNVDWPAHIPGFLNARGEPHWRLSSNGMTQVRQTIAQLEQESQKHDPVANPMAELLFAQLVMTLKRHRYATDNPSATVQEALLDKLIARLAGSLNKSFVLETFCEQEQCSERALRQQFRTQTGMTVNHYLRQLRICHAQYLLQHTELMVSEVAMRSGFEDSNYFSVVFNREVGMTPVQWRHRSRKAA, encoded by the coding sequence GTGGCCGCTCAGTTAATTCTTCGCAAAGATGATTTTTTTGCCTCCGCGAGTCAGGCCGTCGCGGTGGCCGACCGCTACCCGCAAAATGTCTTTGCCGAGCATACCCACGAGTTTTGCGAGCTGGTGCTGGTATGGCGCGGCAACGGCTTACACATCCTCAACGACCGGCCTTACCGCATCACGCGTGGCGATCTGTTTTACATCCGCGCCGAAGACAAACACGCTTACGCCTCGGTTAACGATCTGGTGTTGCAGAACGTTATCTACTGCCCGGACAGGCTTAAACTGAATGTCGACTGGCCGGCCCATATCCCCGGTTTTCTCAATGCCAGAGGCGAACCCCACTGGCGCTTAAGCAGCAACGGCATGACTCAGGTGCGCCAGACGATCGCCCAGCTGGAGCAGGAGAGTCAGAAGCACGATCCCGTGGCAAATCCGATGGCGGAACTGCTGTTCGCCCAGCTGGTGATGACCCTCAAACGTCATCGTTACGCGACCGATAACCCCTCCGCAACCGTCCAGGAAGCGCTGCTGGACAAGCTGATTGCCCGGCTTGCGGGCAGCCTGAACAAAAGTTTCGTGCTGGAAACGTTTTGCGAGCAGGAGCAGTGCAGCGAGCGCGCGCTGCGCCAGCAGTTCCGCACCCAGACGGGGATGACGGTGAACCACTACCTGCGCCAGCTGCGCATCTGCCACGCCCAGTACCTGTTGCAGCATACCGAGCTGATGGTCAGTGAAGTGGCGATGCGCAGCGGATTTGAGGACAGTAATTACTTTTCGGTGGTGTTTAACCGCGAGGTGGGGATGACGCCGGTTCAGTGGCGTCATCGCAGTCGAAAGGCAGCGTAA
- the rhaS gene encoding HTH-type transcriptional activator RhaS, with amino-acid sequence MTVLHSVDFFPSGTSPVAIEPRLPQAAFPEHHHDFHEIVIVEHGTGIHVFNGQPYTISGGMVCFVRDHDRHLYEHTDNLCLTNVLYRSPDAFQFLSGLNKLLPQEQDGHYPSHWRVNQSTLQQVRQLVNQLEQSEGGQETYAIASRELLFMQLLVLLRRSSLVEGLENNDARLNHLMAWLEDHFTEDVCWETLADDFSLSLRTLHRQLKQHTGLTPQRYLNRLRLIKARHLLRHTDESVTDIAYCCGFSDSNHFSTLFRREFSWSPRDIRQGKDASLQ; translated from the coding sequence ATGACCGTATTGCACAGCGTCGATTTTTTCCCGTCGGGAACGTCTCCGGTTGCGATAGAGCCCCGGCTCCCGCAGGCTGCGTTTCCTGAACATCATCATGATTTTCATGAAATTGTGATTGTCGAGCATGGAACGGGTATTCATGTCTTCAACGGCCAGCCCTACACCATCAGCGGCGGTATGGTGTGCTTCGTGCGCGATCACGACAGGCATTTGTATGAACATACCGACAACCTGTGCCTGACCAACGTGCTCTATCGTTCGCCGGACGCGTTCCAGTTTCTGTCGGGGTTGAACAAGCTACTGCCCCAGGAGCAGGATGGACACTACCCGTCTCACTGGCGGGTCAATCAGTCCACGTTGCAGCAGGTGCGCCAGCTGGTGAATCAACTGGAGCAGAGCGAGGGCGGGCAGGAGACGTATGCTATTGCCTCCCGAGAGCTGCTGTTTATGCAACTGCTGGTGCTGCTGCGTCGCAGCAGCCTTGTGGAAGGGCTGGAAAATAACGACGCGCGCCTGAACCATCTGATGGCCTGGCTGGAAGATCATTTCACCGAGGATGTCTGCTGGGAGACGCTGGCGGATGATTTTTCACTGTCCCTGCGCACCCTGCATCGCCAGCTTAAGCAGCACACCGGGCTGACGCCGCAGCGCTACCTTAACCGTCTGCGCCTGATCAAAGCGCGTCATCTTTTACGTCACACCGACGAAAGCGTCACGGATATTGCCTACTGCTGTGGTTTTAGCGACAGCAATCACTTTTCAACGCTGTTTCGCCGGGAATTTAGCTGGTCGCCGCGCGATATCCGTCAGGGAAAGGATGCTTCACTCCAGTAA
- the rhaB gene encoding rhamnulokinase — MTFRHCVAVDLGASSGRVMLATWDCDRRTLTLREMHRFANCLQKQDGFDTWDIDALEAEIRTGLNNVCNDGIRIDSIGIDTWGVDYVLLDSRGERVGLPVSYRDSRTDGLMAHAIAQLGMDNIYGRSGIQFLPFNTLFQLRALVEQQPELVKKVTHALLIPDYLSYRLTGNMNWEYTNATTTQLVNINTDSWDETLLTWTGASPSWFGTPTHPGNVIGRWICPQGNEIPVVAVASHDTASAVIASPLASKDAAYLSSGTWSLMGFESKTPYTSDAAMAANITNEGGAEGRYRVLKNIMGLWLLQRMLKEQHITDLPALIAETEKLKACTFLINPNDDRFINPVHMSVEIQSACFEAGQPVPSRPAELARCIFDSLALLYADVLSELVDLRGAPFSQLHIVGGGCQNQLLNQICADACGITVVAGPVEASTLGNIGIQLMTLDELSDVDEFRSVVTANTRLTTFTPNPCHEIARYRAQFQQKRLTKELCA; from the coding sequence ATGACTTTTCGCCATTGTGTGGCTGTCGATTTAGGCGCATCCAGCGGCCGCGTAATGCTCGCCACCTGGGACTGCGATCGGCGCACGCTTACGCTTCGCGAAATGCACCGTTTCGCCAACTGCCTGCAAAAACAGGACGGTTTTGATACCTGGGATATTGATGCCCTGGAAGCGGAGATCCGCACCGGGCTAAACAACGTCTGCAATGACGGCATTCGCATCGACAGCATCGGCATCGATACCTGGGGCGTGGACTACGTTCTGCTCGACAGCCGCGGCGAACGCGTCGGCCTGCCCGTCTCGTATCGCGACAGTCGCACCGACGGGCTGATGGCACACGCCATCGCACAGCTTGGCATGGACAACATCTATGGCCGCAGCGGTATTCAGTTTCTGCCGTTTAACACGCTGTTTCAGCTGCGCGCGCTGGTTGAGCAGCAGCCGGAGCTGGTCAAAAAGGTGACGCACGCGTTACTCATTCCGGACTACTTAAGCTATCGGCTGACCGGCAACATGAACTGGGAATACACCAACGCCACCACCACGCAGCTGGTCAACATCAACACCGATAGCTGGGATGAAACCCTGCTGACCTGGACGGGCGCCTCGCCCTCCTGGTTCGGCACGCCAACGCACCCCGGAAATGTGATAGGTCGGTGGATTTGCCCGCAGGGGAATGAAATCCCCGTCGTTGCCGTCGCCAGTCACGATACCGCCAGCGCAGTAATTGCATCCCCGCTGGCCAGTAAAGACGCGGCCTACCTCTCGTCCGGCACCTGGTCGCTGATGGGTTTTGAGAGCAAAACGCCGTACACCAGCGACGCCGCGATGGCGGCCAACATCACTAACGAAGGCGGTGCCGAAGGGCGCTACCGCGTTCTGAAGAACATCATGGGCCTGTGGCTGCTCCAGCGAATGCTGAAAGAGCAGCACATTACCGACCTGCCCGCGCTTATCGCAGAAACCGAAAAGCTGAAGGCCTGTACGTTCCTGATTAACCCGAACGACGACCGCTTTATTAACCCGGTGCATATGAGCGTCGAAATCCAGTCCGCCTGTTTCGAAGCCGGGCAGCCGGTGCCTTCCCGTCCTGCCGAGCTGGCGCGCTGTATTTTTGACAGCCTCGCCCTTCTCTACGCGGATGTACTGAGCGAGCTGGTCGACCTGCGAGGCGCACCGTTCAGCCAGTTGCATATCGTGGGCGGAGGCTGCCAGAACCAACTGCTGAACCAGATCTGCGCCGATGCCTGCGGCATCACCGTGGTGGCGGGGCCGGTGGAGGCTTCGACGCTCGGCAACATCGGTATTCAGCTGATGACCCTGGACGAACTTTCTGATGTCGATGAATTCCGTTCGGTGGTCACCGCGAATACCCGCCTGACAACCTTCACCCCCAATCCCTGCCATGAAATAGCCCGCTACCGGGCGCAGTTTCAGCAAAAACGACTGACTAAGGAGCTTTGCGCATGA
- the rhaA gene encoding L-rhamnose isomerase translates to MTTQLEQAWELAKQRFAAVGVDVETALRQLDRLPVSMHCWQGDDVAGFENPGGSLTGGIQATGNYPGKARNATELRADLELALSLIPGPKRLNLHAIYLESDAPVARNEIKPEHFKNWVAWAKTNKLGLDFNPSCFSHPLSADGFTLAHANDKIRQFWIDHVKASRRVSAYFGEQLGTPSVMNIWIPDGMKDITVDRLAPRQRLLAALDEAISEKLDPAHHIDAVESKLFGIGAESYTVGSNEFYMGYATSRQTALCLDAGHFHPTEAISDKISAAMLYVPRLLLHVSRPVRWDSDHVVLLDDETQAIASEIIRHDLFDRVHIGLDFFDASINRIAAWVIGTRNMKKALLRALLEPTAVLKQLEENGDYTARLALLEEQKSLPWQAVWEMYCQRNDAPAGSQWLENVRAYEKNVLSKRV, encoded by the coding sequence ATGACCACTCAATTAGAACAAGCCTGGGAGCTGGCTAAACAGCGTTTCGCCGCCGTCGGCGTGGATGTCGAAACGGCGCTGCGCCAGCTCGACCGTCTGCCAGTGTCTATGCATTGCTGGCAGGGTGATGACGTCGCCGGCTTCGAGAACCCGGGCGGTTCTCTGACGGGGGGTATTCAGGCGACGGGTAACTACCCGGGCAAAGCGCGCAACGCCACCGAACTGCGTGCAGACCTGGAGCTGGCGCTGAGCCTGATCCCGGGGCCAAAACGCCTGAACCTGCATGCGATTTATCTGGAGTCCGACGCACCGGTAGCGCGTAACGAGATCAAACCGGAACACTTTAAAAACTGGGTGGCGTGGGCGAAAACCAACAAGCTTGGTCTGGACTTTAACCCGTCCTGCTTCTCGCACCCGCTGAGCGCCGACGGTTTTACCCTCGCGCACGCCAACGACAAAATCCGCCAGTTCTGGATCGACCACGTGAAGGCCAGCCGCCGCGTTTCGGCGTATTTCGGCGAGCAGCTCGGCACGCCGTCAGTAATGAACATCTGGATCCCGGACGGCATGAAAGACATCACCGTCGACCGCCTGGCCCCGCGTCAGCGCCTGCTGGCCGCGCTGGATGAGGCCATCAGCGAGAAGCTGGACCCGGCGCACCACATCGACGCCGTGGAGAGCAAGCTGTTCGGCATTGGCGCCGAAAGCTACACCGTCGGCTCGAACGAGTTCTACATGGGGTACGCCACCAGCCGCCAGACCGCGCTGTGCCTGGATGCCGGTCACTTCCATCCGACCGAGGCGATCTCCGACAAAATCTCCGCTGCCATGCTCTACGTGCCGCGCCTGCTGCTGCACGTCAGCCGCCCGGTGCGCTGGGACAGCGACCACGTGGTGCTGCTGGATGACGAAACCCAGGCGATTGCCAGCGAAATTATCCGTCACGACCTGTTCGACCGCGTGCACATTGGCCTCGACTTCTTCGATGCCTCCATCAACCGCATCGCGGCGTGGGTTATTGGCACCCGCAATATGAAAAAAGCCCTGCTGCGCGCGCTGCTGGAGCCAACCGCAGTGCTGAAACAGCTGGAAGAAAACGGCGACTACACCGCGCGCCTGGCGCTGCTGGAAGAGCAGAAATCCCTGCCGTGGCAGGCCGTTTGGGAGATGTACTGCCAGCGTAACGACGCTCCGGCAGGCAGCCAGTGGCTGGAAAACGTGCGCGCGTACGAGAAAAACGTGTTGAGCAAGCGCGTGTAA
- the rhaD gene encoding rhamnulose-1-phosphate aldolase, whose protein sequence is MQTITHSWFVQGMIKATSDAWLKGWDERNGGNLTLRLDDADIAPYSGDFHQKPRYIALSQPMPMLANTPFIVTGSGKFFRNVQLDPQANLGVVKVDSDGAGYHILWGLTDEAVPTSELPAHFLSHCERIRATNGKDRAIMHCHATNLIALTYVLENSADFITRKLWEGSTECLVVFPDGVGILPWMVPGTDEIGQATARDMQKHSLVLWPFHGVFGSGPTLDETFGLIDTAEKSAEVLVKVYSMGGMKQTITREELIALGKRFGVTPLRSALEIYA, encoded by the coding sequence ATGCAGACTATCACCCACTCCTGGTTCGTCCAGGGCATGATCAAAGCCACCTCCGACGCCTGGCTGAAAGGCTGGGACGAGCGCAACGGCGGCAACCTGACGCTGCGTCTGGACGACGCGGATATCGCGCCTTACAGCGGGGATTTTCACCAGAAGCCACGCTATATTGCCCTGAGCCAGCCCATGCCGATGCTGGCCAACACGCCGTTTATCGTTACCGGTTCCGGCAAGTTCTTCCGCAACGTTCAGCTTGATCCACAGGCCAACCTCGGCGTGGTGAAAGTGGATAGCGACGGTGCGGGCTACCACATTCTGTGGGGTCTGACCGATGAGGCGGTACCCACGTCTGAACTGCCGGCGCACTTTCTCTCCCACTGCGAGCGCATCAGGGCGACTAACGGCAAAGATCGCGCGATCATGCACTGCCACGCCACCAACCTGATCGCCCTGACCTATGTGCTGGAAAACAGCGCCGATTTCATCACCCGCAAGCTGTGGGAAGGCAGCACCGAGTGTCTGGTGGTGTTCCCGGATGGCGTGGGCATTCTGCCGTGGATGGTGCCGGGTACCGACGAAATTGGCCAGGCAACCGCCAGAGATATGCAAAAACATTCGCTGGTGCTGTGGCCGTTCCACGGCGTGTTCGGCAGCGGTCCGACGCTGGATGAAACTTTCGGTCTGATCGACACCGCCGAGAAATCGGCTGAAGTGCTGGTGAAGGTTTATTCCATGGGAGGAATGAAGCAGACCATTACCCGCGAAGAGCTTATTGCGCTCGGCAAGCGCTTCGGCGTGACCCCGCTACGGTCAGCGCTGGAAATCTATGCATAA
- the fucO gene encoding lactaldehyde reductase, whose protein sequence is MSFMLALPKISLHGAGAIGDMVNLVANKQWGKALIVTDGQLVKLGLLDSLFAALDAHQMSYHLFDEVFPNPTEALVQKGFAAYRDAECDYVIAFGGGSPIDTAKAIKILTANPGPSTDYAGVGKVKNAGVPLVAINTTAGTAAEMTSNAVIIDSARQVKEVIIDPNIIPDIAVDDASVMLDIPASVTAATGMDALTHAIEAYVSVGAHPLTDANALEAIRLINLWLPEAVEDGHNLEAREQMAFGQYLAGMAFNSAGLGLVHALAHQPGATHNLPHGVCNAILLPIVESFNRPNAVARFARVAQAMGIDTRGMSVEAASMSAIQAIRDLSARVGIPSGFSQLGVTKADIEGWLDKALADPCAPCNPRTASRNEVRELYLEAL, encoded by the coding sequence ATGAGCTTTATGTTGGCACTTCCAAAAATCAGCCTTCACGGCGCCGGCGCTATTGGCGATATGGTTAACCTGGTGGCGAACAAGCAGTGGGGAAAAGCGCTGATTGTCACCGACGGCCAGCTGGTAAAGCTGGGCCTGCTCGACAGCCTTTTTGCCGCGCTTGACGCCCATCAGATGTCGTATCACCTGTTCGACGAGGTGTTCCCGAACCCGACGGAAGCGCTGGTGCAAAAAGGATTTGCGGCATACCGGGACGCGGAGTGTGATTACGTGATCGCCTTCGGCGGCGGCAGCCCGATTGATACCGCCAAGGCGATTAAAATCCTCACCGCCAACCCCGGTCCGTCCACCGATTATGCCGGCGTCGGCAAGGTGAAAAACGCGGGCGTGCCGCTGGTGGCGATCAACACCACCGCAGGCACGGCGGCGGAGATGACCAGCAATGCGGTAATTATTGATTCCGCGCGCCAGGTGAAAGAGGTGATTATTGACCCGAACATCATCCCGGACATCGCCGTGGACGATGCCAGCGTCATGCTGGATATTCCCGCCTCCGTGACCGCCGCAACGGGGATGGACGCGTTAACCCACGCCATAGAAGCCTACGTGTCCGTTGGCGCGCACCCGCTGACCGATGCCAACGCGCTGGAGGCAATCCGCCTGATCAACCTCTGGCTGCCGGAAGCGGTCGAAGACGGTCATAATCTTGAGGCGCGCGAGCAGATGGCGTTTGGTCAGTATCTGGCGGGCATGGCGTTTAACAGTGCGGGTCTCGGCCTTGTGCATGCCCTGGCGCACCAGCCGGGCGCGACGCACAACCTGCCGCACGGCGTGTGCAACGCCATCCTGCTGCCGATCGTTGAAAGCTTTAACCGCCCGAACGCAGTTGCCCGCTTCGCCCGCGTGGCGCAGGCGATGGGCATCGATACTCGCGGCATGAGCGTTGAAGCCGCCAGCATGTCCGCCATTCAGGCGATTCGCGACCTGAGCGCTCGCGTCGGCATCCCTTCCGGCTTCAGCCAGCTCGGCGTGACCAAAGCCGATATTGAAGGCTGGCTGGATAAAGCTCTCGCCGACCCGTGCGCGCCATGCAATCCGCGCACCGCCAGCCGCAACGAGGTTCGCGAGCTGTATCTGGAGGCATTATGA
- the rhaM gene encoding L-rhamnose mutarotase: MIRKAFVMQVNPDAHKEYARRHNPIWPELEAVLKDHGAHRYAIYLDRERSLLFAIVEIDSEERWNAVASTDVCQRWWKHMRDVMPSNPDNSPVSTGLEEVFYLD, encoded by the coding sequence ATGATCCGCAAAGCCTTTGTTATGCAGGTTAACCCGGACGCGCATAAGGAGTACGCGCGTCGCCACAACCCCATCTGGCCCGAGCTGGAAGCGGTACTGAAAGACCACGGTGCGCACCGCTACGCTATCTATCTCGACAGAGAACGCAGCCTGCTCTTTGCCATCGTGGAGATTGATTCGGAGGAGCGCTGGAACGCGGTCGCGAGTACTGACGTCTGCCAGCGCTGGTGGAAACACATGCGGGATGTAATGCCGTCGAACCCGGACAACAGCCCGGTGAGTACCGGGCTGGAAGAGGTGTTTTACCTGGACTGA